A stretch of the Symmachiella macrocystis genome encodes the following:
- a CDS encoding VIT domain-containing protein encodes MLRYRSLPFIASLICLFASTSADAQVIVINPERDRIARPSPRPIRQDYEIKSVDIQADIRDQAAEVQVSQVFANKSSRTLQATLFFPLPDEATISGLTLIVDGKELPGRLLPKDEARRIYEDIVRRSQDPALLEYMGRGLFRTSVFPVPPNAQRKVEIRYSQLLKKSDGLVDFSLPLGNSKHSTKPIKQLNLTVRVHANEGIKTIYSPSHDVNIERPESKRAICKTTLSDVAAADDFRLLFGTESGPVGMNVLSYRPDKSQDGYFLLLAAPEIAAAEAQAVPKTVVFVVDRSGSMSGQKFEQVRKALRFVLDRLGPEDLFNIVAYDSKVDAFRPELQRADEATIAQARGFVDGLYAGGSTNIDGALQKSLEMLSDADRPNYVLFLTDGLPTVGEQNDVKIAARAQAANTVRARLFNFGVGFDVNSRLLDRLSREQRGQSIYVRPNEDIEAQVATLYNRIASPVLTDLAIEFLFEAKPDPTAAPPIARTYPQELNDLFRGEQLIWVGRYRKSGATKVKLTGKVGAEPRSFEFDASLVEHSGDETNGFVEKLWAVRRIGEILDDLDLNGQNKELVDELVALSIKHGILTPYTSFLADEETDLMQHRQNAQRAEDNIDLKFRRRVSGSDAFYGRRGKAALKTANRLPELQQRGGIGGGGGFGGGGGIGGGIGGGIGGNLPRSAERRGAGRALPTGDASDSESAEAAETVRNIGQKTFFQRDDLWRDSTVTAEQEKQAKRIVQFSNEYFDLAATHGKELGKYLAFREPVLINLRGKTYRIDPPPDDAK; translated from the coding sequence ATGTTGCGCTACCGTAGTCTCCCGTTTATCGCCAGCCTGATTTGTCTGTTCGCCTCAACCAGCGCAGATGCCCAAGTGATTGTGATTAATCCCGAACGCGATCGGATTGCCCGCCCCAGTCCGCGGCCGATTCGGCAGGACTACGAGATCAAATCGGTCGACATCCAAGCCGACATCCGCGATCAGGCGGCTGAGGTTCAGGTCTCGCAAGTTTTCGCCAACAAAAGCAGCCGCACCTTACAAGCGACTCTCTTTTTTCCGCTGCCCGATGAGGCAACGATCAGTGGATTGACGTTGATTGTCGACGGGAAAGAATTACCCGGGCGATTGTTACCCAAGGACGAAGCGCGGCGGATCTATGAAGATATCGTCCGCCGCAGCCAAGACCCCGCTTTGCTGGAATATATGGGGCGCGGATTGTTTCGCACGAGCGTGTTTCCCGTCCCGCCTAATGCCCAGCGCAAAGTCGAGATCCGCTATTCGCAATTGCTCAAAAAAAGCGATGGGCTGGTCGACTTCTCATTGCCCTTGGGCAACTCCAAGCACTCGACCAAACCAATCAAACAATTGAATCTCACAGTCCGCGTGCATGCGAACGAGGGCATCAAAACCATCTACAGCCCTTCGCACGATGTGAATATCGAGCGTCCCGAATCCAAGCGGGCGATTTGCAAAACCACGCTGTCCGACGTCGCCGCAGCGGACGATTTTCGTCTATTGTTCGGCACCGAGAGCGGGCCGGTCGGTATGAACGTGCTCAGTTATCGCCCCGACAAATCTCAGGACGGTTACTTTTTGCTATTGGCTGCGCCGGAAATCGCCGCCGCCGAGGCCCAAGCGGTCCCCAAGACGGTGGTGTTCGTGGTGGATCGATCCGGCAGCATGAGCGGACAAAAATTTGAACAGGTTCGCAAGGCTTTGCGATTCGTCCTGGATCGACTCGGCCCCGAGGACCTGTTCAATATTGTCGCCTACGATTCCAAAGTCGATGCCTTCCGACCGGAATTGCAGCGGGCGGACGAAGCGACGATTGCGCAAGCCCGTGGTTTTGTCGATGGGCTTTATGCCGGCGGCAGTACAAATATTGACGGGGCACTGCAAAAATCGCTGGAGATGCTCAGCGATGCTGACCGCCCAAACTATGTCTTGTTTTTGACCGATGGACTGCCGACGGTCGGCGAGCAAAACGATGTGAAAATCGCTGCACGAGCCCAAGCGGCCAACACCGTTCGCGCTCGGCTGTTCAATTTCGGCGTCGGATTCGACGTCAATAGCCGCCTGTTGGATCGACTGTCACGTGAACAGCGCGGACAATCGATTTATGTGCGTCCCAACGAAGACATCGAAGCCCAGGTCGCCACGCTGTACAACCGCATCGCCTCGCCAGTGCTGACCGATCTGGCTATTGAATTTTTATTCGAAGCAAAACCCGATCCGACAGCAGCACCCCCCATCGCCCGGACCTACCCGCAGGAGTTGAACGATTTGTTTCGCGGCGAACAACTCATCTGGGTCGGACGCTATCGCAAAAGCGGCGCAACCAAGGTCAAACTGACGGGCAAAGTCGGTGCGGAGCCACGCAGTTTTGAATTCGATGCCTCACTGGTGGAACACTCGGGAGACGAAACGAACGGCTTCGTCGAAAAGCTGTGGGCAGTGCGGCGGATCGGTGAAATACTGGACGACTTGGACCTCAATGGTCAGAACAAAGAACTGGTCGACGAACTGGTCGCCCTCTCCATCAAGCACGGCATATTGACCCCCTACACATCGTTTCTAGCAGATGAGGAAACCGACTTGATGCAGCATCGCCAGAATGCTCAGCGAGCAGAGGACAATATCGATTTGAAATTTCGCCGCAGAGTATCGGGAAGTGACGCCTTCTACGGTCGCCGCGGCAAGGCCGCGCTAAAAACAGCCAACCGGCTTCCTGAACTACAGCAGAGAGGTGGGATTGGCGGTGGCGGCGGGTTTGGTGGAGGCGGCGGGATTGGTGGCGGGATTGGTGGCGGGATTGGCGGCAATTTGCCGCGTTCTGCCGAGAGACGCGGAGCGGGACGAGCTTTGCCCACAGGTGACGCATCCGATAGCGAGTCGGCAGAGGCAGCGGAAACCGTCCGCAACATCGGTCAAAAGACGTTTTTCCAACGCGACGATCTGTGGCGGGATTCCACAGTCACGGCCGAACAGGAAAAACAAGCGAAGCGGATCGTGCAGTTTAGTAACGAATACTTCGATTTGGCAGCGACGCACGGCAAGGAACTGGGCAAATACCTGGCATTTCGAGAGCCGGTGTTGATCAACTTGCGAGGGAAAACCTACCGCATCGACCCGCCGCCTGATGATGCGAAATAA
- a CDS encoding PPC domain-containing protein, which translates to MRLCFWRQSFILVLFLTGLTAADLFAAKPELSYLHPAGAQRGTTVSVEAAGKNASWPPKVLTDRAGITVEPEKDKGKLKITVDSDAVPGVYWVRLHNDEGASPLRPFVVGTLPEMNEKEPNNDYREPQLLETSTVIVNGRINGSSDVDTFAVKLAAGQTLVASMAANEVLGSPMDAILEVTSPNGFRLAFNHDTYNLDPQVVFTAQEAGTYLVRSFAFPSKPNQSISFSASASYVYRLTLTTAAFVDHAFPLAASQNHPTEIELRGWNIPQPVRFYTVPSSSSLQDVAPLFHPELGNTALIKTVPHAVTVESAVNDAQHPQPIKLPMTISGSISEERDEDWYQFTAKKGQRVEFRAESWALGFPLDPLIRLTDAAGKRLAQVDDINRSQRDAVLAHTIPADGDYRLMIRDLNRDGGFRYVYRLTGILPQADFNLKLAADAFTLTPGTALEIPVTVGRLHGYGGEISITAVDLPAGVTATTVVSKKKGDTAKSVKLQLTSDAGPVSGPIRIVGTVAGETPLSRTAEATITGFTATTAAPWLTVLKPAETK; encoded by the coding sequence ATGCGACTTTGTTTTTGGCGACAATCGTTCATCCTGGTCCTGTTTTTGACCGGCTTGACCGCTGCGGATTTGTTCGCAGCCAAGCCGGAGTTGAGCTATTTGCACCCCGCCGGTGCGCAGCGGGGAACAACGGTCTCGGTCGAAGCCGCCGGTAAAAACGCGTCTTGGCCGCCGAAAGTGTTAACCGACCGCGCGGGAATTACGGTTGAGCCCGAGAAGGACAAAGGCAAACTCAAAATCACCGTCGATTCAGACGCCGTTCCGGGCGTCTATTGGGTCCGCTTGCACAACGACGAAGGCGCATCGCCGTTGCGGCCGTTTGTCGTCGGCACGCTGCCTGAAATGAATGAGAAAGAACCGAACAACGACTACCGCGAACCGCAATTGCTGGAAACATCGACTGTTATCGTCAATGGACGGATCAACGGGAGTAGCGATGTCGATACCTTCGCCGTGAAGCTTGCCGCTGGGCAGACGCTGGTCGCTTCGATGGCGGCCAATGAAGTGCTTGGTTCACCGATGGATGCGATTTTAGAAGTGACCTCGCCCAATGGTTTTCGGTTGGCATTCAACCACGATACATATAACCTCGACCCGCAGGTGGTGTTCACCGCGCAAGAGGCGGGTACGTACTTGGTGCGTTCGTTCGCATTTCCTTCGAAACCGAACCAGTCGATCAGTTTTTCCGCTTCGGCCAGTTATGTTTATCGGTTGACGCTCACGACGGCGGCGTTTGTGGATCATGCGTTTCCGTTGGCCGCCTCGCAAAATCATCCCACTGAGATCGAATTACGGGGTTGGAACATTCCGCAACCGGTCCGTTTTTACACCGTGCCTTCGTCCAGTAGCTTACAGGATGTTGCTCCGCTGTTTCATCCGGAATTAGGAAATACCGCGTTGATCAAGACCGTTCCGCATGCTGTGACGGTCGAGTCAGCCGTGAACGATGCGCAGCATCCGCAACCCATCAAGCTGCCCATGACGATTTCCGGTTCCATCTCCGAAGAACGGGACGAGGATTGGTATCAGTTCACCGCCAAGAAAGGTCAAAGGGTCGAATTCCGTGCCGAATCGTGGGCATTGGGTTTTCCGTTGGACCCGTTGATTCGCCTGACTGACGCTGCCGGCAAACGATTGGCACAGGTCGATGACATTAACCGCAGCCAGCGCGATGCGGTCTTGGCTCATACGATTCCCGCCGACGGGGATTATCGCTTGATGATTCGCGACCTGAACCGTGATGGCGGATTTCGCTACGTCTATCGTCTCACTGGCATCCTTCCGCAGGCCGACTTTAATCTGAAGCTCGCAGCCGATGCCTTTACGCTCACGCCGGGAACAGCATTAGAAATTCCTGTGACTGTGGGGCGATTGCATGGCTACGGGGGTGAAATCAGCATCACTGCCGTCGATCTTCCCGCCGGCGTGACAGCGACGACTGTTGTCTCGAAGAAAAAAGGGGATACGGCCAAGTCGGTCAAGCTGCAACTGACTTCGGACGCCGGACCGGTCAGCGGGCCGATTCGTATCGTGGGGACGGTGGCCGGGGAAACACCGCTCAGCCGCACCGCCGAAGCGACCATCACCGGTTTTACGGCAACGACCGCAGCACCTTGGCTGACGGTGTTGAAACCGGCCGAGACGAAGTAG
- a CDS encoding substrate-binding domain-containing protein, with amino-acid sequence MQNIPRLPLRFCHVITLLFVGALFSIGCGQSGEDGAASKDSSDEIVIAMMPKLVGIDYFVACEKGAQKAADELGVKLIYDGPATPSGEEQNNYIDTWIRNGVDAICIAPNQPKRIKPFVDKARAAGITVLTWDSDAPDSGRQYMVNQVDDKVLGESLMDEIARQMNEEGEWAIAIASLDAANLNTWRSYAEARAAEKYPKLKLVETVITKENETEAAQKVGTLLNAHPNLKGIIAFDSNSVPGAAEAIKRAGKIGQVALTGNSTPGKMRPYMKEGVLESFFLWDPNALGELTVRIAKAAVEGQELKEGDEITGYGNLRFSPRDDQTIILSDPIRFTAENIDEYDFGF; translated from the coding sequence ATGCAAAACATTCCACGATTGCCGCTGCGTTTTTGCCATGTTATTACCCTGCTTTTTGTGGGGGCCCTGTTCTCAATCGGTTGTGGGCAGTCGGGTGAAGATGGCGCAGCCTCGAAAGACAGCTCCGACGAAATCGTCATCGCCATGATGCCCAAGTTAGTGGGCATTGATTATTTTGTGGCTTGCGAAAAAGGGGCGCAAAAGGCGGCCGATGAGTTGGGGGTCAAGCTGATCTATGACGGACCCGCCACACCCAGCGGCGAAGAGCAGAATAATTACATCGATACGTGGATTCGCAACGGCGTCGATGCGATTTGCATTGCGCCCAACCAACCCAAACGGATCAAGCCGTTTGTCGATAAAGCGCGGGCTGCGGGAATTACGGTCCTCACCTGGGACAGCGACGCGCCTGATAGCGGTCGGCAATACATGGTCAACCAAGTCGATGACAAAGTGCTTGGCGAATCGCTGATGGATGAGATTGCTCGGCAGATGAACGAGGAAGGGGAGTGGGCGATTGCGATCGCCAGTCTCGACGCTGCCAATTTAAATACTTGGCGTAGCTATGCCGAAGCGCGAGCGGCGGAAAAATATCCCAAGCTGAAATTGGTCGAAACCGTCATCACCAAAGAGAACGAAACCGAGGCGGCGCAAAAAGTCGGTACGCTGCTGAACGCGCACCCGAACCTGAAAGGGATCATCGCCTTTGATTCCAATTCCGTTCCTGGAGCAGCTGAAGCCATCAAACGCGCCGGCAAGATCGGCCAAGTTGCTCTGACGGGCAATTCGACGCCCGGAAAAATGCGGCCCTATATGAAAGAGGGAGTCCTGGAAAGTTTCTTCCTCTGGGATCCCAACGCCTTGGGCGAACTGACCGTCCGCATCGCCAAGGCAGCTGTTGAAGGACAGGAACTCAAAGAAGGGGACGAGATCACCGGCTACGGCAACCTCCGCTTCAGTCCCCGCGACGATCAAACCATCATCCTTTCAGACCCGATCCGCTTCACAGCAGAGAATATCGACGAATACGATTTCGGCTTTTAG
- a CDS encoding MafI family immunity protein yields MNSLVDESITAVANEVQHQLNKLFATTGTPEAESTLDQAGLKDGAMIVRDYVDHGEQGIAFEHLIYMITEPNIEITAQAYRQLVEAGMILGFSPATWAKVRYNLSG; encoded by the coding sequence ATGAATTCGCTAGTCGACGAATCGATTACCGCAGTGGCAAACGAGGTTCAACATCAACTCAATAAACTTTTTGCGACAACAGGGACGCCTGAAGCTGAATCAACATTAGACCAAGCGGGTTTGAAGGACGGGGCGATGATTGTTCGAGATTATGTGGATCATGGCGAACAGGGAATCGCTTTTGAACACCTGATTTATATGATCACAGAACCCAACATCGAAATTACCGCTCAGGCATATCGGCAATTGGTAGAGGCAGGCATGATATTGGGATTTTCACCGGCTACCTGGGCAAAGGTTCGTTACAATTTATCCGGTTGA
- the hemB gene encoding porphobilinogen synthase has translation MRRLRTHPKLRDLVRETHLRPEDFILPLFVRHGENQRVDISSMPGHAQLTTDLLADEVTEIEALGIPAIILFGIPANKDAVGSDAFDDGGIVQQAVRAIKSAGSMLLVMTDVCFCEFTEHGHCGIINEKTGQTDVDNDATLEILVKQAVSHARAGADVIAPSGMMDGMIVALRQGLDEAGFTHLPILSYAAKYSSGFYGPFREAAESAPTFGDRRTYQMDPANGAEALREVLLDVQEGADMLMVKPALSYLDVIQRVKQAHPSIPLAAYNVSGEFAMLKAAAANGWIDEQRVAMEVLTSIKRAGADMILTYHAKDACRWLANPG, from the coding sequence ATGCGGCGGTTGCGTACTCATCCTAAATTGCGGGATCTCGTCCGCGAGACGCACCTTCGTCCAGAGGATTTTATTCTGCCATTGTTCGTGCGGCACGGCGAAAACCAGCGGGTGGATATCTCTTCCATGCCGGGGCATGCTCAACTCACCACCGACTTATTGGCTGACGAGGTCACCGAAATCGAGGCATTGGGAATCCCGGCGATCATTCTGTTTGGAATTCCCGCAAACAAAGATGCGGTCGGTAGCGACGCCTTTGATGATGGCGGCATTGTGCAACAGGCGGTGCGTGCGATTAAATCCGCCGGGTCGATGCTGTTGGTTATGACCGACGTCTGTTTCTGCGAATTCACCGAGCACGGCCATTGCGGCATCATCAATGAGAAAACCGGCCAGACGGATGTCGATAATGATGCGACTTTGGAAATCTTGGTGAAACAAGCGGTCAGCCACGCCCGAGCCGGTGCCGATGTCATCGCTCCCAGCGGCATGATGGACGGGATGATCGTCGCGCTGCGGCAAGGGCTGGACGAAGCTGGTTTTACACACTTGCCGATCCTCAGCTATGCAGCCAAGTATTCGTCGGGGTTCTATGGACCGTTTCGCGAAGCGGCCGAAAGTGCCCCAACGTTTGGCGACCGACGTACCTATCAAATGGACCCGGCCAATGGCGCCGAGGCACTTCGTGAAGTGCTCTTGGATGTCCAAGAGGGCGCGGACATGTTGATGGTCAAACCGGCGCTTAGTTATTTGGATGTGATCCAACGTGTGAAACAGGCGCACCCCAGCATTCCGCTAGCGGCATACAACGTCAGCGGCGAATTCGCGATGCTGAAAGCTGCTGCGGCCAATGGTTGGATTGATGAGCAGCGTGTCGCGATGGAGGTCTTAACTTCGATCAAGCGCGCGGGTGCCGACATGATCCTCACCTACCACGCCAAAGACGCCTGCCGCTGGTTAGCCAATCCTGGATAA
- a CDS encoding M20/M25/M40 family metallo-hydrolase gives MSSPSFKIDKKNAIDLVMQLMAIPGKSGEESLAADFIIDQLRAAGVPARAITADTTHKKSPIGGERGNLIVKLPGTIRGPRRLLMAHIDTVPLCVGARPVRKGNFVTSRDANTALGADDRAGATVVLNTAIELIKQKLPHPPLTLLWPVQEEIGLWGARNASLSKLGNPKLCFNWDGYAAEMVCIGATGDFLIEIQIEGIASHAGVHPEQGVSAAVIAAKAIADLEAGGWLGLVQKGKQAGTSNIGVIEGGAATNVVMPTLSIRAEARSHNPKFRSRIVKEIEQAFRRACRSTKNDSGKTGRIEFQADLKYESFRLEEDTPVVQAAYTALESVGLQGQPRIANGGLDANWLTARGLPTVTFGCGQMNPHTVNETLDVAAFLDACKVALAVATEAQA, from the coding sequence ATGTCATCTCCTTCATTTAAAATTGACAAGAAAAATGCCATCGATCTTGTGATGCAATTGATGGCTATTCCCGGAAAGAGCGGTGAAGAATCGCTTGCCGCCGATTTCATCATCGATCAACTGCGGGCAGCCGGAGTCCCCGCGCGTGCGATTACTGCTGACACCACGCACAAAAAAAGCCCGATCGGTGGAGAGCGCGGAAACTTGATCGTCAAACTCCCGGGAACCATCCGTGGTCCGCGACGGCTGCTTATGGCGCATATAGACACGGTTCCGCTCTGCGTCGGCGCGCGGCCGGTGCGTAAAGGGAACTTCGTGACCTCCCGCGATGCGAATACGGCTCTGGGGGCCGATGACCGCGCCGGCGCTACGGTAGTGTTGAACACAGCCATCGAATTGATCAAGCAAAAATTACCGCACCCTCCGTTGACGCTCCTGTGGCCTGTTCAAGAAGAAATCGGTTTATGGGGCGCCCGCAACGCGAGCCTATCCAAATTGGGGAACCCCAAACTCTGCTTCAACTGGGACGGCTACGCGGCGGAGATGGTCTGTATTGGGGCGACCGGTGATTTTCTGATCGAAATCCAGATCGAGGGGATCGCCAGCCATGCCGGCGTCCATCCCGAACAAGGGGTCAGTGCGGCGGTCATTGCCGCCAAAGCAATCGCTGATCTCGAGGCCGGCGGGTGGTTGGGCTTGGTGCAAAAAGGCAAGCAGGCCGGGACAAGCAATATCGGCGTGATAGAGGGAGGCGCCGCTACGAATGTGGTGATGCCCACATTATCAATTCGCGCCGAAGCCCGGAGTCACAATCCTAAATTTCGCTCCCGGATTGTCAAAGAGATCGAACAGGCATTTCGGCGTGCTTGCCGTTCCACCAAAAACGATTCCGGCAAAACCGGCCGCATCGAATTCCAGGCTGACCTCAAATACGAATCCTTCCGACTCGAGGAAGACACTCCCGTGGTCCAAGCCGCCTATACGGCTCTGGAATCGGTCGGACTGCAAGGTCAGCCCCGGATTGCCAATGGAGGATTGGACGCCAATTGGCTGACCGCGCGGGGATTGCCGACCGTCACCTTCGGCTGTGGACAGATGAATCCGCACACAGTCAACGAAACTTTAGACGTTGCTGCATTCTTGGATGCCTGCAAAGTGGCTTTGGCGGTGGCAACCGAAGCCCAAGCCTGA
- a CDS encoding DUF1549 domain-containing protein has product MQRFCFLFTGLILFTATVPLSATAGDELSGLSIAPGEVVLRGRGVRQQLIVAGETGGKQQDLTRDVEFLSLTPEIVEVNEQGIVTGLKDGAGKIVAQKDGHKVEVAVQVVNADAQPTPTLELDIIPIFTRAGCNAGACHGKARGQNGFQLSLLGFDADFDSDALKAEARGRRLFLAAPESSLLLRKAAAIEPHGGGKRLEPDGDDFAMLARWVAAGLPRSTVDDPVLKNVTVTPTERKMRPEEQQQLIVTAHYSDGSTRDVTRLAQYQSNEGAVVGVDEQGLVKAGPIPGEAAIMARYMGEIAIADIMIPLEGDVPPEFYAQLPRNNFIDQHVWNKLQRLGITPSPPAEDAKFLRRAYLDIIGCVPTPEEIRSFLNDSSPDKRVAVVDRLLARPEYANHWANKWADLLRPNPYRVGIKAVMNYDAWIRDAFIKNKPYDEFVQDLLTARGGTFRNGAVTMFRDRRSPDELTTIVSQLFLGVRLECAKCHHHPFEIWGQDDFYSFAAYFAKVGHKGTGLSPPISGSEELIYAKESGAVKHPLTGAVMPPRPLFGEAPEIDPDGDPREALASWITSDENHFFAEVMANRIWADMMGRGIVEPVDDLRGTNPPTNAALLAALAEDFREHDYDIKHLIRSIATSHVYGLSSMPGERNVADTRNYSRYYRKRLRAEVLLDAVCDITDVPETFSAMPTGSRANQIWSHRVGSLFLDAFGRPDPNQDPPCERTPDTTVVQTLHLMNAPRLHEKVTSDDGRVAKLAASEKSPQEIVTDLYLLIYGRNPNEEELQFGGKLISENDRRKAVEDLAWALLNTPEFLFKD; this is encoded by the coding sequence ATGCAACGATTTTGCTTCCTATTCACCGGACTAATCCTTTTCACAGCCACGGTTCCGTTGTCCGCAACGGCCGGTGACGAACTGTCTGGTTTGTCGATCGCGCCCGGTGAAGTCGTCCTGCGTGGGCGTGGTGTTCGCCAACAGTTGATTGTGGCCGGCGAAACCGGCGGCAAACAACAGGACCTCACGCGTGACGTCGAGTTTCTTTCGCTGACTCCTGAAATTGTGGAAGTCAACGAGCAGGGGATCGTGACCGGCTTGAAGGATGGCGCAGGCAAGATCGTCGCCCAAAAAGACGGACACAAAGTGGAAGTCGCCGTGCAGGTTGTGAACGCCGATGCGCAACCGACTCCGACCTTAGAACTCGATATCATCCCGATCTTCACCCGCGCCGGATGCAATGCGGGCGCCTGTCATGGCAAAGCACGCGGCCAAAACGGATTTCAACTTTCCTTGCTGGGATTCGATGCCGATTTTGATTCCGACGCGTTAAAAGCTGAAGCGCGCGGCCGACGTTTGTTCTTAGCCGCTCCAGAATCCAGCTTGCTGTTGCGCAAGGCTGCGGCGATTGAACCGCATGGTGGTGGCAAACGGTTGGAGCCTGACGGGGATGATTTTGCCATGCTTGCCCGTTGGGTAGCGGCCGGTTTGCCACGTTCGACGGTCGATGATCCCGTGTTGAAAAACGTGACCGTCACCCCCACCGAACGCAAGATGCGGCCTGAAGAGCAGCAACAGTTGATTGTCACCGCACATTATTCCGATGGCTCGACCCGCGATGTTACGCGCTTGGCTCAATATCAATCCAACGAGGGGGCTGTGGTCGGCGTCGATGAACAAGGCCTCGTCAAAGCAGGGCCGATTCCCGGCGAAGCGGCCATCATGGCGCGGTATATGGGCGAGATTGCCATTGCTGACATTATGATTCCGCTTGAAGGCGACGTGCCGCCGGAATTCTATGCACAACTCCCGCGCAACAATTTCATCGACCAGCATGTTTGGAATAAATTGCAGCGGTTGGGAATCACTCCGTCGCCGCCGGCCGAGGACGCCAAATTTTTGCGGCGGGCCTATTTGGACATCATTGGTTGTGTACCGACGCCGGAGGAAATTCGCAGCTTTCTGAATGACTCGTCACCCGACAAACGCGTCGCAGTCGTGGACCGGCTGTTGGCGCGGCCGGAATATGCCAATCATTGGGCCAACAAATGGGCTGACTTGCTGCGGCCCAATCCGTATCGCGTCGGCATCAAAGCAGTGATGAACTACGATGCGTGGATTCGCGATGCGTTCATCAAAAACAAACCGTACGATGAATTTGTCCAAGATCTGCTCACCGCGCGAGGCGGCACATTTCGCAATGGAGCGGTCACGATGTTTCGCGACCGTCGTTCGCCGGATGAATTGACCACGATTGTCAGCCAGTTGTTTTTAGGGGTCCGGCTGGAATGTGCTAAATGCCATCACCATCCCTTCGAAATCTGGGGGCAGGACGATTTCTACAGTTTCGCCGCCTACTTCGCCAAGGTGGGACACAAAGGAACCGGCTTGTCGCCGCCGATTTCCGGTAGTGAAGAGTTGATCTATGCTAAAGAGAGCGGGGCGGTGAAGCATCCACTCACGGGAGCGGTGATGCCGCCGCGTCCGTTGTTTGGCGAAGCCCCGGAGATCGACCCCGATGGAGACCCCCGCGAGGCATTGGCCAGCTGGATCACTTCGGATGAGAATCATTTCTTCGCCGAGGTTATGGCGAATCGCATTTGGGCCGACATGATGGGCCGCGGCATCGTCGAACCGGTCGACGACCTGCGGGGCACGAATCCTCCCACAAATGCAGCGCTGCTTGCCGCCTTGGCCGAGGACTTTCGTGAACACGATTACGACATCAAACACTTGATCCGCAGCATCGCGACGTCGCATGTGTACGGCTTGAGTTCCATGCCCGGGGAACGCAACGTGGCTGATACGCGGAACTATTCGCGGTATTACCGCAAACGGTTGCGAGCGGAGGTACTGTTGGATGCGGTGTGTGATATCACCGATGTCCCCGAGACATTCTCAGCGATGCCTACCGGTTCGCGCGCCAATCAGATTTGGTCGCATCGTGTCGGTTCGCTGTTTCTGGATGCTTTTGGCCGCCCCGATCCCAACCAGGATCCCCCTTGTGAACGGACACCCGACACGACCGTGGTGCAGACCTTGCATCTCATGAATGCACCCCGCTTGCACGAGAAAGTCACCAGTGACGACGGGCGGGTGGCCAAGTTAGCGGCCTCGGAGAAATCCCCGCAAGAGATTGTGACGGACCTTTACTTGCTGATCTATGGTCGCAATCCGAACGAAGAAGAATTGCAGTTCGGTGGGAAGCTGATCAGCGAAAACGACCGTCGCAAAGCGGTGGAGGACTTGGCCTGGGCCTTGCTCAACACGCCCGAATTCCTGTTTAAAGATTGA
- a CDS encoding RrF2 family transcriptional regulator, translating to MLSQTVEYALRAIVCLANESPSAQTNVQIAKVTKVPAAYLSKVMASLNRAGLVHSQRGPNGGFTLAKKPDELALLEVVNAVDPIRRIETCPLDLPGHGTRLCPLHRRMDNAIKTVEQAFANTTLAEVLADSNGSKPLCDTSNNDTVNLS from the coding sequence ATGTTATCGCAAACGGTTGAATACGCACTGCGGGCGATTGTCTGCTTGGCGAATGAATCGCCATCTGCACAAACCAATGTGCAAATAGCCAAGGTGACTAAGGTTCCCGCCGCCTACTTATCGAAGGTGATGGCTAGTTTGAATCGTGCCGGACTGGTCCATTCGCAACGTGGCCCCAACGGTGGATTCACCTTGGCAAAAAAACCTGATGAGTTGGCGCTGTTGGAGGTCGTCAATGCCGTCGACCCCATTCGTCGCATCGAAACCTGCCCGCTGGATCTTCCGGGTCACGGGACGCGGCTTTGCCCGCTGCATCGCCGCATGGACAATGCCATTAAGACGGTCGAGCAGGCTTTTGCCAACACCACCTTGGCTGAGGTCTTAGCCGACTCGAATGGCAGCAAACCGCTGTGCGATACGTCGAATAACGACACCGTTAACCTCAGCTGA